Proteins from a single region of Candidatus Puniceispirillum marinum IMCC1322:
- a CDS encoding MarC family protein, with the protein MLESFITAFIVYFVVIDPIGNAPIFLAVTQHLDRASKTRTALECSLVAFGIMLFFALCGTWILGYLSISITAFKIAGGIILLLVSLDMLSAKRQKRKKQGSDKATESAENVAVFPLAIPLLAGPAAITSVMVVSADLAGNAAQSMIGYGALGAVMATTAAILVLTGLAQNFIDTRIASVFSRVTAIILAALSVQYIIDGLLELRLVGIGG; encoded by the coding sequence ATGCTGGAAAGTTTCATCACCGCTTTTATCGTCTATTTCGTGGTTATCGACCCGATTGGCAATGCGCCGATTTTTCTGGCTGTGACCCAGCATCTTGATCGCGCCAGCAAAACCCGGACAGCGCTCGAATGTTCGCTGGTCGCCTTTGGCATCATGCTGTTCTTTGCGCTCTGCGGCACCTGGATTCTTGGCTATCTCAGCATTTCGATCACCGCTTTCAAGATCGCCGGTGGCATCATCCTGTTGCTGGTTTCGCTCGATATGCTGTCGGCCAAACGGCAAAAGCGCAAAAAGCAGGGTAGTGACAAAGCCACCGAATCTGCCGAAAATGTCGCTGTCTTTCCTTTGGCGATCCCGCTTCTAGCGGGTCCTGCGGCGATCACATCGGTTATGGTGGTATCAGCCGACCTAGCGGGCAATGCGGCACAAAGCATGATTGGCTATGGCGCCTTGGGCGCAGTGATGGCGACAACGGCAGCGATTTTGGTGCTTACCGGCCTGGCACAGAATTTCATCGATACGCGCATTGCCTCGGTGTTTTCGCGTGTCACGGCGATTATTCTAGCAGCGCTTTCGGTGCAATATATTATCGATGGTCTGCTTGAACTAAGGCTAGTGGGCATCGGCGGATGA
- a CDS encoding cysteine desulfurase family protein, which produces MGMTPLYFDNNATAPLRPEASAAIHKAMGAPANPSSVHSFGRTARLTVEAARESVALLAGSRAADVVFTSGGTESNNLALAGFAHIVTSAIEHDSVRACAVSASVINVTSDGVIDLEHARAVLAGLPDEQRPSTILSVMAANNETGVIQPVAELVALARENNIAVHSDMVQLLAKDHFSFAALDLDYASLSAHKIGGPAGVGAVLVKPGNALQSLLRGGGQEQGRRSGTENFIGIAGFGAAASAAFGDVAHYEAMSKWRDQFEDMMLAHVPDAHVFGQQVPRLGNTSCLAIAGKSAETMVMALDIAGAAISAGSACSSGKVKTSHVLAAMGAGDLAGQAVRISGGWQTKKTDFERLADVFLGLYKR; this is translated from the coding sequence ATGGGAATGACGCCGCTTTATTTTGACAACAATGCCACAGCACCGCTTCGCCCTGAAGCGTCGGCGGCGATACATAAGGCGATGGGCGCACCAGCGAATCCGTCATCGGTACATTCTTTTGGCCGTACGGCACGTTTGACCGTCGAGGCGGCGCGTGAATCAGTTGCTTTGCTGGCGGGGTCAAGAGCCGCAGATGTGGTGTTTACCAGCGGCGGTACCGAATCCAACAATCTGGCTTTGGCCGGCTTTGCGCATATTGTCACCTCGGCAATTGAGCATGATTCGGTGCGTGCATGTGCTGTGAGTGCCAGTGTCATCAATGTGACATCAGATGGCGTGATTGATCTGGAGCATGCGCGTGCTGTGCTTGCCGGATTGCCTGACGAGCAAAGGCCATCAACCATCTTGTCGGTAATGGCAGCCAATAACGAAACAGGCGTTATTCAGCCAGTGGCTGAACTTGTTGCGCTGGCGCGTGAAAACAACATTGCCGTGCATAGCGATATGGTGCAATTACTGGCTAAGGATCATTTCAGCTTTGCCGCGCTAGATCTGGATTACGCCAGCCTGTCGGCGCATAAAATTGGCGGGCCGGCGGGTGTCGGTGCTGTGCTGGTCAAGCCGGGCAATGCGTTGCAAAGTTTGCTACGGGGCGGCGGTCAGGAACAGGGACGTCGCTCAGGCACAGAAAACTTTATTGGCATTGCCGGTTTTGGTGCCGCCGCATCGGCTGCCTTTGGGGATGTTGCGCATTATGAAGCGATGTCAAAATGGCGCGATCAGTTTGAAGATATGATGCTTGCGCATGTGCCAGATGCGCATGTTTTTGGCCAGCAGGTGCCGCGCCTTGGAAATACCAGCTGTCTTGCGATTGCGGGCAAGTCCGCCGAAACCATGGTTATGGCGCTTGATATTGCGGGTGCCGCGATCAGTGCCGGATCAGCCTGTTCGTCAGGCAAGGTCAAAACAAGTCATGTGCTGGCCGCTATGGGGGCTGGTGATCTGGCTGGTCAGGCTGTGCGTATTTCGGGAGGCTGGCAAACCAAGAAAACCGACTTTGAAAGGCTTGCAGATGTCTTTCTTGGGCTGTACAAGCGTTAG
- a CDS encoding 2Fe-2S iron-sulfur cluster-binding protein, giving the protein MPNIIFVKPDGTELNVNVNEGVSVMEAGRDANLGIEGTCGGCLSCATCHVIVDADWFAKTGAPSEDEEDMLDLAFGLTETSRLGCQLTMSAELDGIRLTIPDDM; this is encoded by the coding sequence ATGCCAAACATCATCTTTGTAAAGCCAGATGGCACCGAGTTGAATGTCAACGTCAATGAGGGCGTGAGTGTGATGGAAGCTGGCCGCGATGCCAATCTTGGTATTGAAGGTACCTGTGGGGGCTGTTTGTCTTGTGCAACCTGTCATGTGATTGTTGATGCCGACTGGTTTGCCAAAACCGGCGCGCCTAGCGAGGATGAAGAAGATATGCTCGATCTCGCTTTTGGCCTGACCGAAACCTCACGGCTTGGGTGTCAGTTGACAATGTCGGCTGAACTTGATGGCATCCGTCTTACAATTCCGGATGATATGTAG
- the mnmA gene encoding tRNA 2-thiouridine(34) synthase MnmA gives MSVAKTASNNVHAATTSASVQATDRPTADLSAINSLGFAKAPADTRVVVAMSGGVDSSVTAAMLHDEGYEVIGITLQLYDHGVAVQTKGACCAGIDIHDARTVSARLGIPHYVLDYESKFRDQVMEDFADSYLRGETPIPCVRCNQTVKFTDLLTTAQELGADCLATGHYVQRLETPAGPVLRRGIDASKDQSYFLFATTAEQMDYLRFPLGGLTKDETRDLARKYGLAVSEKPDSQDICFVPNGRYGDVVRRLRPGAVEAGDIVHLDGTVLGQHKGVIDYTIGQRRGLGIGGRKDADEADGPLYVVGIDAAAHRVIVGPQSALACYEVHLSETSWVAGGGAPVAGHPVLARLRNTAPAMPAVLEAGEGGCAIVRLDDPQFGIAVGQAAAIYDAADPENLLGGGWISAAPLAGADGQLS, from the coding sequence ATGTCTGTGGCCAAAACAGCCAGCAACAATGTGCATGCCGCGACCACATCTGCGTCGGTGCAGGCTACTGATAGGCCGACTGCTGATCTATCAGCCATAAACTCGCTTGGCTTTGCCAAAGCGCCTGCCGATACACGGGTTGTCGTGGCAATGTCAGGCGGCGTTGATTCATCGGTCACGGCGGCGATGCTGCATGATGAAGGCTATGAAGTCATTGGTATCACCTTGCAGTTGTATGACCATGGTGTGGCGGTTCAGACCAAGGGTGCCTGTTGTGCGGGCATTGATATCCACGATGCACGGACAGTTTCGGCGCGGCTGGGCATTCCGCATTATGTGCTGGATTATGAGTCTAAGTTCCGTGATCAGGTGATGGAAGATTTCGCCGATAGTTATTTGCGCGGCGAAACGCCTATCCCCTGCGTGCGCTGTAACCAGACAGTCAAATTTACCGATTTGCTGACAACTGCGCAGGAACTTGGTGCGGATTGTCTGGCCACTGGCCATTATGTCCAGCGTCTTGAAACGCCAGCCGGACCAGTATTACGGCGCGGTATTGATGCGTCCAAGGATCAATCCTATTTCCTGTTTGCGACCACGGCAGAGCAGATGGACTATCTGCGCTTTCCGCTGGGCGGGCTGACCAAGGATGAAACGCGCGATCTGGCGCGCAAATATGGTTTGGCGGTATCCGAAAAACCTGACAGCCAGGATATCTGCTTTGTGCCAAATGGCCGGTATGGCGATGTTGTGCGGCGCTTGCGGCCAGGTGCTGTTGAGGCTGGTGATATTGTGCATCTTGATGGTACCGTTCTGGGTCAGCATAAGGGCGTGATCGATTATACCATTGGCCAGCGTCGCGGACTTGGCATTGGCGGGCGCAAGGATGCTGACGAAGCTGACGGCCCGTTATATGTTGTCGGTATTGATGCGGCCGCGCATCGTGTCATTGTTGGCCCGCAAAGCGCACTTGCCTGTTATGAGGTGCATCTGAGCGAGACCAGCTGGGTTGCTGGTGGCGGTGCGCCTGTTGCCGGACATCCTGTGCTTGCACGGTTGCGCAATACCGCCCCGGCGATGCCTGCCGTGCTCGAGGCAGGTGAGGGTGGCTGTGCAATTGTGCGGCTGGACGATCCGCAATTTGGCATTGCCGTGGGGCAAGCGGCGGCAATCTATGATGCGGCTGATCCTGAAAATCTGCTTGGTGGGGGGTGGATTTCGGCCGCCCCGCTTGCGGGTGCAGATGGTCAGCTATCCTAG
- the cysE gene encoding serine O-acetyltransferase, producing MFANLNRDLKAIMTRDPAASNRFAAVILYPSFHVMVAYRLSNPLWNIGLRFIARWIMQIARWLTGIEIHPGATIGGGFFVDHGSGVVIGETAIIGDNVTLYQGVTLGGVLPAVDAESQRSVKRHPTLGDDVIVGSGAQILGNITVNRCARVGGNSVVTKDVPEGATVVGVPARQMTNKTTPKTVDESFQPYGVHDMANADPRERIITALVDEVQSLRARLNDMEDRVSATQLHNKAGKTSQPSRRSNKS from the coding sequence ATGTTTGCAAATTTGAACCGTGATCTAAAGGCAATTATGACGCGTGACCCCGCGGCTAGCAATCGTTTTGCCGCGGTGATTCTATATCCAAGTTTTCATGTCATGGTGGCCTATCGCTTGTCGAATCCATTGTGGAATATCGGGCTACGCTTTATTGCGCGTTGGATCATGCAGATTGCCCGCTGGCTCACAGGCATCGAAATTCATCCCGGTGCGACCATCGGCGGTGGTTTTTTTGTCGATCATGGGTCAGGCGTCGTGATTGGTGAAACAGCCATAATCGGCGATAATGTAACGTTGTATCAGGGGGTCACGCTTGGTGGTGTGTTGCCGGCGGTAGATGCTGAATCGCAACGTTCGGTCAAACGCCACCCAACTTTGGGCGATGATGTGATCGTCGGATCAGGTGCGCAGATTCTGGGTAATATCACCGTTAATCGTTGTGCGCGTGTCGGTGGTAATTCGGTGGTCACCAAAGATGTGCCTGAGGGCGCAACCGTTGTCGGTGTTCCGGCTCGCCAGATGACAAATAAGACAACGCCGAAAACCGTTGATGAGAGCTTTCAGCCCTACGGCGTTCATGATATGGCTAATGCCGATCCACGCGAGCGCATTATCACCGCGCTTGTTGATGAAGTGCAAAGCTTGCGTGCCCGTCTTAATGATATGGAAGATCGTGTTTCGGCAACCCAGCTTCACAACAAGGCAGGAAAAACCAGCCAGCCAAGTAGGCGTAGCAATAAATCTTGA
- the tyrS gene encoding tyrosine--tRNA ligase: MTYKSDLIQHYTDRGYIHQATNIEALDDAASTKVLPAYIGFDCTADSLHVGSLVQIMMLRILQKTGHKPIVLMGGGTTKVGDPSGKDTARPLLSDQDIEANKNGIKKVFEKYLKFGDGPTDAIMVDNADWLDTLGYIRFLRDFGPHFSINRMMGMDSVKLRLDREQPLSFLEFNYAILQAYDFLELRRRYGCLLQMGGSDQWGNIVTGIDLTRRVDAQEIFGLTSPLITTASGAKMGKSADGAVWLNDDKLSAFDFWQFWRNTEDADVARFLALFTELPMDEVNRLGALEGADINEAKIILANEATSLCHGTEAAAHAMQTAQQTFAGSGVSDGLPQFDLAAGRAEALDMVEALKIVGFAASNGEARRLIRGGGARVNDVAINDENMQLTLSDFIDGKAKISAGKKRHAMLVAG, from the coding sequence ATGACCTATAAATCAGATCTTATCCAGCACTATACTGACCGCGGCTATATTCATCAGGCCACCAATATCGAAGCGCTGGACGATGCTGCCAGCACCAAGGTTTTGCCAGCCTATATTGGTTTTGACTGTACGGCCGATAGCCTGCATGTCGGGTCGCTGGTGCAGATCATGATGCTACGTATTTTACAGAAAACCGGCCATAAGCCGATTGTTCTGATGGGCGGCGGCACAACCAAGGTTGGAGATCCGTCAGGTAAGGATACAGCCCGCCCGTTGCTATCAGATCAGGATATCGAAGCGAATAAGAACGGCATCAAAAAGGTATTTGAAAAATATCTGAAATTTGGCGATGGCCCGACCGATGCAATTATGGTTGATAATGCCGACTGGTTGGACACGCTTGGCTATATCCGGTTTTTGCGTGACTTTGGCCCGCATTTTTCAATTAACCGCATGATGGGCATGGATTCGGTCAAATTGCGACTTGACCGCGAACAACCGCTTTCATTTCTGGAATTCAACTATGCGATTCTTCAGGCTTATGATTTTCTCGAGCTACGCCGCCGCTATGGATGTCTGCTCCAGATGGGGGGATCGGATCAGTGGGGCAATATCGTTACCGGCATTGATCTGACCCGCCGCGTCGATGCGCAGGAAATTTTTGGTCTTACGTCACCCCTTATCACCACGGCATCGGGTGCCAAAATGGGCAAATCTGCCGATGGTGCGGTATGGTTGAATGACGATAAATTATCAGCTTTTGATTTCTGGCAGTTCTGGCGTAACACCGAAGATGCCGATGTTGCCCGTTTTCTGGCGCTATTTACCGAATTGCCCATGGATGAGGTGAACCGGCTAGGTGCGCTGGAAGGTGCCGACATCAATGAAGCCAAAATTATTCTGGCTAATGAAGCGACAAGCCTGTGTCATGGCACAGAGGCGGCCGCGCATGCCATGCAAACAGCCCAGCAGACCTTTGCCGGATCGGGCGTTTCAGACGGTTTGCCACAATTTGATCTTGCGGCGGGACGGGCTGAAGCGCTGGACATGGTCGAGGCGCTAAAAATTGTCGGCTTTGCCGCATCAAATGGCGAAGCGCGGCGCTTGATACGCGGCGGTGGTGCGCGGGTGAATGATGTGGCTATCAATGACGAAAACATGCAACTGACATTATCTGATTTTATTGATGGCAAGGCCAAGATATCAGCAGGCAAAAAACGTCATGCCATGCTTGTCGCTGGCTAG
- a CDS encoding DUF2721 domain-containing protein: MQQDILIIGVLFPAIPLMMINFGNRYSVLATLIRNLHDNAVRDNTTPDDAARFLRQIASLRKRLQLIGIVQTCAATAFVAALAAMIAMYLDHVSFGSWLFFTSIVLLMVAMSLFMLEIQIANRALDVHLSDLEDRQEWEAYLHPPRISRRSKAAAKRAELAATKSNDDSSLL; the protein is encoded by the coding sequence ATGCAACAGGATATTCTGATTATCGGCGTGTTATTTCCCGCCATCCCCCTGATGATGATCAATTTTGGCAACCGTTATTCGGTGCTGGCCACCTTGATCCGCAATCTGCATGACAATGCGGTGCGTGACAACACAACGCCCGATGACGCCGCGCGGTTTTTGCGCCAGATCGCCAGCCTGCGCAAACGCCTGCAACTGATTGGTATTGTCCAGACCTGTGCCGCAACAGCCTTTGTAGCGGCGCTGGCAGCGATGATTGCCATGTATCTGGATCATGTGTCCTTTGGCAGCTGGCTGTTCTTTACCAGCATCGTCCTGCTGATGGTCGCCATGTCGTTATTCATGCTCGAAATTCAGATCGCTAACCGCGCCCTGGATGTGCATCTGTCGGATCTTGAAGATCGTCAGGAATGGGAAGCCTATCTTCACCCGCCCCGCATATCGCGCCGTAGCAAAGCCGCTGCAAAACGCGCCGAACTAGCTGCTACAAAATCTAACGACGATAGCTCGTTGCTATAG
- a CDS encoding alpha/beta hydrolase, whose amino-acid sequence MPEVIINGPEGRLECRYMPAEASDAPTALILHPEPDKGGTMNNRVTYALYKLFQARGFSVMRFNFRGVGRSQGVYDNGEGELSDAATAMDWLQAQNPSSRQCWIAGFSFGSWIGMQLMMRRPEIQGFISVTPPAVTHDFSFLAPCPASGLIMHGELDEQVPPESVEKLVERLSIQKGVNITVDVLPGANHFFTEHLDPMIERVEAYLNDSINEDDFDPLA is encoded by the coding sequence ATGCCTGAGGTCATCATTAACGGCCCTGAAGGTCGCCTTGAATGTCGCTATATGCCTGCCGAAGCAAGTGACGCCCCGACGGCGCTTATTTTGCATCCGGAGCCAGATAAAGGCGGCACCATGAATAACCGGGTGACCTATGCTCTTTATAAATTATTCCAAGCGCGCGGATTTTCCGTCATGCGGTTCAATTTCCGCGGCGTTGGCCGAAGCCAGGGTGTATATGATAATGGCGAAGGCGAATTATCCGATGCGGCAACAGCCATGGATTGGTTGCAAGCGCAGAATCCATCATCGCGGCAATGCTGGATCGCCGGCTTTTCGTTTGGATCATGGATTGGTATGCAGCTTATGATGCGCCGCCCTGAAATTCAGGGATTCATCTCGGTTACGCCGCCTGCTGTTACGCATGATTTCTCGTTTCTGGCACCTTGTCCGGCATCTGGACTCATCATGCATGGCGAGCTGGACGAACAGGTGCCACCTGAAAGTGTCGAAAAGCTGGTTGAACGCCTATCAATTCAGAAAGGCGTCAATATTACCGTTGACGTTCTGCCTGGGGCAAATCACTTCTTTACCGAGCATCTTGACCCGATGATCGAACGTGTCGAAGCTTATCTGAACGACTCGATTAACGAAGATGATTTCGACCCGCTTGCCTGA
- a CDS encoding tyrosine-type recombinase/integrase codes for MPVLSEDSVLIMDGAVKLYRRERSRKWQAAFQIDGQYIRISTGKSDLDEAKQAASDSYLEYKFRQKNGVPVVSKRFSDVAKLCITEMNKQLESGVGKKVYRDYVIVLEKYLIPFFGKMHVTSITYETLQKFARWREQQMGREPKASTLNTHNSALNRVFDESVARGFMNKTHVPTLINKGRDSERRPDFTQEEYASMIRKLPHWINKTQHPKSVHMRELLRDYVLIMANTGMRHGTEAQNLKWQHITQFEDNGQSYLEMSVSGKTGRRDIICRSGTINYLKRIHERSEDIKHLEFEELLKQRLDLPVFRLRDGTVTNALHQTFRNFLKENELLICPRTGQARTLYSLRHTYATFALLKDGMDIHTLAIQMGTSIQMIERHYSHLTPRLKKDMLTGKRYELSRDEFEKLADR; via the coding sequence ATGCCTGTTTTGAGTGAAGATTCTGTGTTGATTATGGATGGAGCAGTCAAGCTCTACAGGCGTGAGAGAAGCCGCAAATGGCAGGCAGCCTTCCAAATAGACGGCCAATATATTCGCATTTCAACTGGCAAGAGTGATTTGGACGAAGCTAAACAGGCTGCCTCTGACAGCTATTTGGAATACAAGTTTCGCCAAAAGAATGGCGTCCCAGTTGTATCCAAACGCTTCTCAGATGTCGCTAAACTGTGCATCACAGAAATGAACAAGCAGCTAGAAAGTGGCGTTGGTAAGAAGGTCTATCGCGACTATGTGATTGTGCTTGAGAAATATCTAATTCCTTTCTTTGGCAAGATGCATGTCACCAGCATCACCTATGAAACACTCCAGAAATTTGCTCGTTGGCGTGAACAGCAGATGGGCAGGGAGCCCAAAGCGTCAACGCTGAACACACATAACTCGGCTCTTAACAGAGTGTTTGATGAGAGTGTTGCGCGTGGTTTTATGAACAAGACACATGTGCCAACGCTGATAAACAAGGGCAGGGACAGCGAGCGAAGACCAGATTTCACCCAAGAAGAATATGCTTCAATGATCCGTAAATTGCCACACTGGATCAACAAGACCCAACACCCAAAGTCAGTCCACATGCGTGAGCTACTGAGAGACTATGTGCTGATCATGGCCAATACAGGCATGAGGCATGGCACAGAAGCGCAAAACCTAAAATGGCAGCACATCACCCAGTTTGAAGACAATGGGCAGAGCTATCTTGAGATGAGTGTGAGTGGCAAGACAGGCCGCAGAGATATCATCTGTAGGTCTGGCACTATCAATTATCTCAAGCGCATCCATGAGCGTTCAGAGGACATAAAGCATCTTGAGTTTGAAGAATTACTAAAGCAGCGATTAGATCTGCCTGTGTTCCGTTTAAGAGATGGAACAGTCACTAATGCTCTTCACCAAACATTTAGAAATTTTCTCAAAGAGAACGAACTGTTGATTTGTCCGAGGACAGGCCAGGCTCGCACGCTCTACAGCCTCAGACACACATATGCGACATTTGCTCTGCTGAAAGATGGCATGGACATCCATACACTCGCTATTCAGATGGGCACTTCAATACAGATGATAGAGCGTCACTATAGTCATTTGACGCCGCGATTGAAGAAAGACATGCTCACAGGCAAAAGGTATGAGTTGTCGCGGGATGAGTTTGAGAAGCTTGCTGATAGATAA